AAcccaaatattaaaaaaaaatattatgaatCATGTTGTGTTATCTGTATCTTATGCTATAATGTTTTGTCTTGGCCAATCAAATTTATAGAATAAACAAAGGCATTTTTGACATGCCAGCGTGCATTTGCCGTTGGTTTGCCTAGTTCTTACACGGAGCATTACTTAAGTACATCTGACAAAAATATCTTTAGCTCTTCCTCTGAAAATCTTGAGGGAAggaggaataaaaaaaaatcagaaaatcAAGTGCAATTAAGTTGAAAGAAACAAAGGCAACACACATCAAGATTAAAAATTAATGGGAAATTGGTAACTTTTTTAACAGCGCATTGAGTGACTGGATTACTTCGGCGGCGAAGAAGAATACGCGATGACATGtatatcttgtttttttttcagcggaCCACATTGGAAAACTCTACTCAAATCTCCTAAGCCACGCCCTTGCCCGTAACATTACTACCACACTAGACAGCGGACTGCCTTTGTGGTCATGCGCAATGCAGTGCAATACCTATCCTGGCTGCGTCTATTTCTACTATGACGTCACGACAGGGATATGTCAGCTCAGCGATGTGACGGCTGACCACGCGGGGGGTCTCGCGTCTGGTTGTTCCTTTGCATATTACGAGAGAGTAGAGTTTAAATCCATCGAGGAATTCTAAGATAGTCAAGAATTACGAGAGATGGGAGTTCCAAGCCAACTGGAAACTCGAAGGTAATCAGGCACCGCAAGAGAGTAGAGTTCCTAGCCACATTGAGGCATTGAGGAACTCTAAGATAATTTGGGGgtggagagggggtgggggggaggagggactccgataaaaacagacggagATGAtcctttgggtgtggtcaacagaaattcttacccctagaGATAGCTTATCGGGTGTGGTAGAAGGAGTTTTTAAGCCTAAGCAATAGAACAGAAATTCTAGCCATTGATCAAATCTTAGATAATCAGTTATAACGAAAAAAGTAGAGTTCCGAAGCCAAATCGATGATGACACATCCGAAAACGATTTCAATAAGCATTGAACACTTTTgatgtaaaaacaaaattagttAATATGTGCCACGGACTAGATTTCTTGCAAATCAACATGCCCATATTATAGTATGGCGTAGTAGAAATTAATACAATGTGAAGTATTAGCAAGAAGCCTGAACTAGTGTAACGGTTGATCAATCATGGCAAATATGGcaatatttgtgttttttattcTGATATCGATTTTTACCTATGTATAGATGAGTGCATGGCATCCATAAATACACATAAGATTTACCACACAAGGGTAACCAGCAATATTCAATCACGAATCTGCAATCTTGGGCATGTGCTCCAAACAAGAGTTTTTGTATTTGGTCCTAACACACATAAAACACATTAGAGTGCGCTGTTCGCAGTGCGCCGACTAGAAAATGACCCCTCCCATCCTTCGATCGCCAAAATACATGATGTCATTTTATATTATCATAAAATGGCAAACACACTCGTTGTATTAGTCACATGGTATCTTCGAAATGGTGAGTCTGCTTTCATACTTAGTATTTCCCCCAACGACTAGTTATATGGACCATTAGGACCCCATAATGCACCTTTGCATGTAAGCATCGTGAGCACACCAGCACTGACTCCTATTAGCAAGGTAAGCGCAAAGTGAACAGttggggggaggagagggTGAGGAAAGGGCGCTAAGAATAAGAACTTTTCAAAATCATGAGCCATTATAACACTTTTCTattgattgatattgatttatttattttctacaTTAATGCTCCATTTCAAAATATCATGTTCAAATCATGAGAGGCAGATGCTCTTGCTTAGGAGGAAAATATTTACCAGGTACTGTTAAGAATGGTTCTCATTAGAACTCAAGCGCTAAAGCAAATGCAAGAaaaagcgcaacacaagtgagagtTGGTCAAACACACGTTCTCTTGCTTGCGATTGGGTTCTAGTAAGTTGCGCTTGCGTCTTAGTGAGAACCAAACCTTCAGAGATGGCTAAAACAATTAATTAGATGCCATCTAAAGATTAATTGTTCATTCTAGGGCATGGTTACCTCTCAAAAGGCCGTAGCTGTGAAAGGAACTATTGGAAATGAattgaaaattaaaattatcgAAAATTACGGTTCTTTCGGCAGTACTTGTTCTTGTTGTAGTCCTTGTATCTGTTATTGTAATAGCTGCGTTTGAAGCACCTCACGGCAGCGCTGTCACACTGACAGATCCGGTACTGACAGGGGTTGTTGGTCTTGCCGAAGATCTTACCTGGGGGGTCTAAAATGTACACATGGTCCCAGTTAGTCCCAGTAAGTCCTTTCGCCAGTATTGTCCCACTTAATCCCATCGCCAGTATTGTCCCAGTTAATTCCATCGCCAGTATTGTCCCTTTTAATCCCATCACCAGTATTGTCCCAGTTAATCCTATCACCAGTATTGCCTGTTTAGTCCCATCGCTTATACTTCCCATGTGCGTCTAATTAACACTATGCGAAAACACATTGACTTCCTTTTTTTACTCTATGGGTATTTTATGCCAAAATGTGAGCTAATGTCCCAGCCTTTTTTAATAGTTAAAAGAGTTTCTCGTAACACCAACCCCACCCGCTCTCCTCCATGGCACAATAACATCTGGGCCCCAAGAACTTTACTTACTGCACACGTTGCAACCTTTACGAAAGTAAACAGTTGTGTAAACATTGATACCCCAAGGGCAAACCCTGTCTCTTATTACAGCGTCGTAGCAGCGATCATGTATAAGGCAGCACCTGAGGATACGTTAATGAATGTATAAGAACATAGCAACTATCGAATCACGTTGTCACGAAATCTTTGGTTAGCAAATATTTTACATTTCCCTTGTTACGGGGCATTCTCACCTGTCGGTGGCATCTACTGCTCTACCACTTCCGCCCTTGCCGCACCAACACCCATAGCCGTTGTAGTCGAAAGCGCTGCGGCCAGTGGTGCACTTGATCATGAGTCCAAACTGAACAAGGCTGCGCTTGGAGCGTGAATGGACAACTTTGAATACAAATGAACAAAACAGATAGGTAAATAAGTGATTGGTCACAGATACTATGGAGTATCATTGGCTTGTTACACCCCGCTTTTGATAACATGGTGCCCGTAACAGGCCGAGTGTCGAATTCGTCATGCCTTCGGGTGCCCGTAACAGGCCTAGTGTTGAATTCGTCATGCCTTCGGGTGCCCGTAACAGGCCGAGTGTCGAATTCGTCATGCCTTCGGGTGCCCGTAACGGGCCGAGTGTCGAATTCGTCATGCCTTCGGGTGCCCGTAACAGGCCTAGTGTTGAATTCGTCATGCCTTCGGGTGCCCGTAACAGGCCGAGTGTCGAATTCGTCATGCCTTCGGGTGCCCGTAACGGGCCGAGTGTCGAATTCGTCATGCCTTCGGGTGCCCGTAACAGGCCGTGTGTCGAATTCGTCATGCCTTCGGGTGCCCGTAACAGGCCGAGTGTCGAATTCGTCATGCCTTCGGGTGCCCGTAACAGGCCGAGTGTCGAATTCGTCATGCCTTCGGGTGCCCGTAACAGGCCGAGTGTAGAATTCGTCATGCTTTCGGGTGCCCGTAACAGGCCGAGTGTCGAATTCGTTAGCCTTCGGGTGCCCGTAACAGGCCGAGTGTCGAATTCGTCATGCCTTCGGGTGCCGTAACAGGCCGAGTGTAGAATTCGTCATGCTTTCGGGTGCCCGTAACAGGCCATGTGTCGAATTCGTTAGCCTTCGGGTGCCCGTAACAGGCCGGTTGTCGAATTCGTCATGCCTTTGGGTGCCCGTAACAGGCCGAGTGTCGAATTCGTCATGCCTTCGGGTGCCGTAACAGGCCGAGTGTCGAATTCGTCATGCTTTCGGGTGCCCGTAACAGGCCGAGTGTCGAATTCGTTAGCCTTCGGGTGCCCGTAACAGGCCGAGTGTCGAATTCGTCATGCCTTCGGGTGCCGTAACAGGCCAGTGACAATTTCATTGTGCTTTTGGGTACTCGTAACTGGCCGATCGGTGTGAGAACCTTGTGATAGATCACGTAATACAAACTGAGTTTTTTTGGGGGATACATTTTTATTATCTCTTAAATGTCGATCGATGATCGTGAAGCGCATCtcgagtatttttttaaatgtttcagtattttttttatgaattggggttcctgtggcgagTTGAACCGGAACCGGAAGCCGAAAAGGGGGAGTCCACATGCAGTCCGAAATCGAAACAAAGCCTTTTTCCAAAAATACGCGAGACCCCTTCCAAGAAGGTTTTGGTTACAGATGGGAGAAGAGAGAGGCGTAAGTTATAGCTGAGGTAAAGTTTGAAGTTGAATGCATGCATGAAAGGGATGAGGGATGCTCGGCCTTGCATGCATTCAGAAGAGGTTTGTAAAAGAGTGGAAAGGGGGATTATAAGGATAAAGTATGCAGGAATAATACAGATAAATGACATGGATAATTAAAAGGGATAACTAAGAGGGCTAAATAAGAGGGATAGATAATAGGGATAAATAATAGGGACAAATAATAGGGGTAAATAATAGGGATATATAATAGAGATAAATAATGGGGATAAATAGCAGGTGTAGACTCGATTTCCGTTAAGGAGCCAGGCTCGAAGATCAAGTGTACTTTGCGAGCGTTTCTAAAGGTCACACGAGGGGGTTACCATtggggagcgcccgcaaagtacgctggaccTTCGAGCATATTGAGGAGCACGCAATCGACCTCGCAACCTGTTGACGGCTAGCGACGGATTGAAACAGAGCCTAGAGGTGCAGGGGGGATTTATTGGGTAACTcaaaaagggagggggggggggggggaggctcatgtgaagaaaacgttgtcgttttaggggtctggtaccgaggaattttagtttcttttcaaagGCTTactccattgactaaagatggtcacagtaactgtttttctcttttgaatacaattcataaagtttgcgaagcacctgAGGTACAACAGCATTAAAAATGAAAGGAATCAtgcaggttttccaaataaggaatatattagtttccttgtatggaagtgaccgcgtcttGGAAAAACGACAAGTTTTGGCtacattttcttgatatgagaAGAAAAAATGGTCTTATAAGATAAACGTGAATTAAAATGCTTTCCTCTTACTTACTTGATTCAGCACATGATGCCGGGCCCTGCGGGGTAAAGACGAAAGCAATCGATTAGTAAAAACTCAACCCTAAGAGTGAAGGATTGGGGGAACAagttggggggtggggggtgggggagggggttgggggtGTTAGGTGCCCAGACTCAGGTAACAGTAATAATGACGACAACAATCTATTATTTAGATCAAcctgatcacgtgactttctgggtggcaaattcaagccaaaatgaATACAGTAaagactgcgcccgtcacactagagaacgacgaaaaaaaatctttaaatgaaactaaaccctttatggaaaaaaaatctgttttttttataagcgctgaataagttgtttttgttgctgttattttgccaaaAATCCTgtgcgcgcgctagtttgctaCTTAAACAGATCTCCTAGCGCAAGTCCTCAATAAAGGGAGGTCAAGCTTATTCTTCTACGTATTATACTGCTTGTAAAACAAACACGTGACATGCACGTTGATAGCGAGACATCATTCTAAATTGACAGATTGACATTTCATTTTTAATCCCGAAACAAGCAAGGACAAATACCTTtcaatcaaaacaacaaaccGGAAAATTTCGCTTTTGCTTaagaagtttatttttatgagGCTTTAAGATTTGATTAAAACAAGGTATATAAGACTTTGATTTATAAAGATGCTTTTCTAGCGTGCCACGGTGTTAAATAGGAGACTCCTAATTTAAAGAACTTCGACCAACTCctcctttattattgtttataattgaaaatacaacggtttatttgcaaggaaaATCCAAAATGATTATCCACGATTGGAGTCTGATACTTAATTGATGATAATTGATTGAGAGTTTCTTAGTTATTTGCTTGActtggaaatggattctttgagtaACTCGGTATTGTGCGGGACCGTAATAATGGCgccgtgattggccttctttaaatgCAAAAGTCGAGCATCGGCAATAAGTATGCAGTTAGCATGCGAACACTTCTCACGACAATACCGTGTGATACTTACAGTGTTTTGGAATATAGCTACTGCAAGCACCAAAGTCCCAATGTAAAGATAAGACCTCATCTTTCTTGCAGAGTGGAGCTAACACTCGGATCACACTGGTTGAGGAACGCTGTGGGGCTCAGCTTCGTCGTGATTCGTGAAGCCGGAAAAATGACCTTGATGCGGAAACTGAGGGCATATGTACCGGGATGTCACCTGATGAGGGGCGCACCACTTCACTTTTGTTATTAGTCTAAGCATTGTTTTTACTTTAACATTAAGCCGGAGGGAAAATAATGACAATGCTTCAGACACTGAATGCAGGAAATTGTTGTTTGGTTTTGTTTGGGAGAATTCGAGAGTTGATCAGCAGAAAACAAGACCGCAGTAAACAATAGGCCGATTTTTTAGTAATGAAATGCGAAAAGGCATCGAAATTAGAAgttgatttatgatgatgattcgCTTTATCATTTTTAACAATATTATTATCCTAAATTTTTAGCTTCCCACCACCTTTTCATAGAGGATGTGTTTCTTTTTAGCATGAGCGCGCTAAATAGTGTTACAACTGTTACATGTATaaattccctgctagcagaggcctcagagaaaagaggcctctgctagcagggaaatgtATAAATCGATTGCTTGATAATCTCCTCTAGTACTTGGGATATAACCGAGAACAGAAATGTAAGGGAAAGATGATAAAGCCATAATAGTACTGAtaagttataaaaaaaaggtagagCTAATTGCTCGAGGATCGAACCTTCTCAGATCAAATAAAACGAGAGAAAAagtagaccatacttccagacatacGCTGAAACGCCGTATtgcagctaaagctttacggctagactgaagatttcggccccagaaCCGCTATCTAGtaaactgtacaacacaaaggaacctgaggtacccgcgcattaatggggaggcaataaccaggatcccatgTCTAAGTCGGTTAGGCCACCCACAGCTCGCTTGAGATttagactaaaaaaatatcgggGTGTTTTTTACGCTTGCGTCTCTTGGGGAATAAGCTGGTTGCTAGAGTAGTATGCAATTTCGTTATCATGCACAGAAACCTTTTGCGATGACTCTACCCTTCAACcgcccaccccaccccccaccctgGAAAATAGTCACGCAATTCGGAGTACACCACACGTGCCTTCGATTAGCCTCCTTTGCAGGCATCCCAAAGAGAAGAAAGGAAAAAAGGGAAAAGGTTAGGGTTTCCTGTTGCAAAAAACGGAAGTGACAAACCGGAAGCGCTACAAGGGAGAAGAAACCGAAGTCGTTTAAGGAATCTGATACCgaggaattttagtttcttttcagaggctTTCTCCATTCACTAAAATTGGTCAaggtcactgtttttctcttctgaacACAATTCATAAAGATTGccaagcacctgcggtacaacagtcttaaaaatgacaagaagcgtgcaggttttccaaataaggaatatattaatTAATTTTGTGCAGAAAACATTAAAACTAGAATATGTCTAGGTGAGGTTCAAGTGAAATTTAACATCTTTATTCTCCTAAATTACTAatacaacccccccccccctccccccaaatcaAGGGGATTGTGCGAATTGGAAAGGCTGGAGGCCTTTGTTAACTCTCACCCAGTCAATCACTTTGTTTTATTAGAAATTACAGGCTATGGGGTTAGGCCcctagatgaaaaaaaaattaaggaaaaaatTAGGGTAATTGGATATTCCTGTATATTGAGGGAGACAGGCAACCCTTTTTTGCAGAAGTGTTTTCAGTAACATGTCAACTGCATTCCTTTTAGGATTCTGAACATTTTCTGGGATAACATTCCAACCTTTTGTCTAAAAAAATGGTCTGACATTCTTGTTATTAGTCCTATTTATTCACAAAGTAGGACATAAACATGAGATCTATGGGAATTAAAAGAAGTGGAATTACCTAATTGTAGATTGGATTTCACATGATGCCAATGACTATTGACTGACATGGCTTTTTTAGCATGAAAGTCccaattaaaacaaaaggtCATAGAAGGCAGCAGTCATGTGATATCCACCCACGTCTGGTTACACAAATTGTGTTTCGGTCACGCA
The DNA window shown above is from Nematostella vectensis chromosome 15, jaNemVect1.1, whole genome shotgun sequence and carries:
- the LOC5512456 gene encoding phospholipase A2 A2-actitoxin-Cgg2a; amino-acid sequence: MRSYLYIGTLVLAVAIFQNTGPASCAESIVHSRSKRSLVQFGLMIKCTTGRSAFDYNGYGCWCGKGGSGRAVDATDRCCLIHDRCYDAVIRDRVCPWGINVYTTVYFRKGCNVCNPPGKIFGKTNNPCQYRICQCDSAAVRCFKRSYYNNRYKDYNKNKYCRKNRNFR